A window from Pseudomonas sp. MRSN 12121 encodes these proteins:
- a CDS encoding lipopolysaccharide assembly protein LapA domain-containing protein, protein MSILGRIGGAVCILFLVGVVLSFVLENQQPASLLLFGWATSPLPISIYIGGALLTGMFVGPIITWLRSISFRKKNPR, encoded by the coding sequence ATGTCTATACTTGGTCGTATAGGGGGAGCGGTTTGTATTCTTTTTTTGGTAGGAGTAGTGCTGTCGTTTGTTTTGGAGAATCAACAGCCGGCGAGCTTATTGCTTTTTGGTTGGGCAACTTCGCCGCTTCCTATCTCTATCTATATTGGTGGCGCTCTGCTTACCGGTATGTTTGTTGGCCCTATTATCACTTGGCTGAGAAGTATTTCTTTTAGAAAGAAAAATCCTCGATGA
- the cmk gene encoding (d)CMP kinase yields the protein MNIKAPVITIDGPSGSGKGTIAGILAKRLGWGLLDSGALYRLLAFAARNHGVDLTNEESLKLLAAHLDVQFVGATEGHPQRIILEGDDVTDDLRNEQVGAWASQVAALPAVRDALLQRQRAFQEPPGLVADGRDMGTVVFPDAPLKIFLTASAEERARRRYLQLKGKVDGVSLSSLLDEIRARDERDTQRAVAPLKPAVDAIQLDSTELSIEQVLERILSEIAIRDIAG from the coding sequence GTGAACATCAAGGCGCCAGTCATCACCATCGATGGGCCGAGCGGCTCGGGCAAAGGCACCATCGCCGGGATTCTGGCCAAGCGCCTGGGTTGGGGTCTGCTGGATTCCGGTGCCTTGTACCGGCTGCTGGCCTTTGCCGCGCGTAACCATGGGGTCGACCTGACCAACGAGGAGTCGCTGAAGCTGCTGGCGGCTCATCTGGATGTACAGTTTGTCGGCGCGACCGAAGGCCATCCGCAACGGATCATCCTGGAAGGTGACGATGTCACCGATGATCTGCGCAACGAGCAAGTAGGAGCCTGGGCTTCCCAGGTCGCCGCCTTGCCGGCAGTGCGTGATGCCTTGTTGCAGCGCCAGCGCGCATTTCAGGAGCCTCCGGGGTTGGTGGCCGATGGGCGTGATATGGGAACAGTGGTGTTTCCTGACGCTCCCTTGAAGATATTCCTCACTGCCAGTGCCGAGGAGCGTGCGCGTCGCCGATACTTGCAGTTGAAGGGAAAAGTCGATGGTGTTAGTCTGTCGAGTCTGCTAGATGAGATTCGTGCGCGCGATGAGCGTGACACCCAGCGAGCGGTTGCCCCACTCAAGCCGGCGGTCGACGCTATACAGCTGGATTCCACGGAGTTGTCCATCGAGCAGGTGCTGGAACGCATCTTGAGCGAGATCGCCATACGCGATATCGCCGGATGA
- a CDS encoding glycosyltransferase: MKILFFITSLDVGGAERQVLDLAQRLESQQHEILIAYLTGTAKLLPKDSSLKTIGFHAAKSPKSLVESFFLLRDTIKSFKPDVVHSHMVHANLLARLVRLTIHIPRLICTAHSTNEGGGMRMFAYRFTNFLADATTNVSQGAVKEFEARKAVKPGTMLMVPNGIDTDRFSFSEDSRQKVRGREGVSADQKIILAVGRFTEAKNYPSLLHAFASVLKSDSALKLWIVGDGVLREALLALTEVLGISQEVTFFGVREDVADFYSAADVYVLSSSWEGFGLVVAEAMAAERVVVASDCGGVKEVLGNEGVLVRPGSSDDLAVAIRSALDIDPVSAAAMGRRARQRILDKYSLDTVVRRWVELYRT, translated from the coding sequence ATGAAAATATTATTTTTCATTACCAGTTTGGATGTTGGCGGTGCAGAGCGCCAGGTTTTAGATCTGGCCCAACGTCTTGAGTCTCAACAACATGAGATTTTGATAGCTTACCTGACTGGTACGGCTAAATTATTACCTAAAGATAGCTCGCTTAAAACAATTGGCTTTCATGCTGCCAAATCGCCAAAAAGTCTAGTGGAAAGTTTTTTTCTTTTACGGGATACCATCAAGAGTTTTAAACCAGATGTGGTTCATAGTCATATGGTTCATGCCAATCTTCTGGCTCGCTTGGTGAGATTGACTATTCACATTCCGCGACTTATTTGTACCGCACATAGTACAAATGAAGGCGGGGGGATGAGAATGTTCGCCTACCGGTTTACCAATTTCTTAGCTGATGCAACCACGAATGTGAGTCAAGGGGCTGTTAAAGAGTTTGAGGCCAGGAAAGCTGTTAAACCTGGGACCATGTTAATGGTTCCAAATGGAATAGATACTGACAGGTTCAGTTTTAGTGAGGATTCGCGGCAGAAGGTAAGAGGCAGAGAAGGTGTTTCTGCTGATCAAAAAATAATTCTTGCAGTGGGAAGGTTTACCGAGGCCAAGAACTATCCAAGCTTACTCCATGCATTTGCCTCTGTGCTTAAGAGTGATTCAGCCCTAAAGCTTTGGATTGTTGGCGATGGGGTATTGAGAGAAGCCTTGTTAGCTCTTACTGAAGTATTGGGCATTTCTCAGGAGGTCACATTCTTCGGTGTTAGAGAGGATGTCGCGGATTTTTATAGCGCTGCTGACGTCTATGTTCTTTCTTCGTCGTGGGAAGGTTTTGGTCTTGTCGTTGCTGAAGCGATGGCGGCAGAGAGAGTCGTTGTTGCTTCCGATTGCGGTGGAGTAAAGGAGGTTCTAGGGAATGAAGGAGTTTTGGTCCGTCCCGGAAGTTCGGATGACTTGGCTGTTGCAATAAGGTCTGCTTTGGATATCGATCCAGTATCAGCAGCAGCAATGGGGCGACGAGCAAGACAAAGAATTCTTGATAAATACTCTCTTGACACAGTTGTTAGAAGATGGGTTGAGCTATACCGTACCTGA
- a CDS encoding Wzz/FepE/Etk N-terminal domain-containing protein — MQNRSAESPNNSDVDFQALVYSFWYHKWLILIIVSLSTLAAALYAFTARPIYEAKIFLLAPTVNDISAINYGRTQDSGLEPLKADAIYKVFLQALSSEALRQVFFNTIYLPSVTDDARKISQGELYQRLSKSLLVELPTKDGGDQAIVTVQSADPEQALSWAQDYVDRASTMAKAEIYKDVSSENTIRARNLFHRIESLREVSRKLREDSITKLQEALRIAEAVGLENSPIIMRNSGVEVAGDVDGQALYMRGTKALKAEIENLKRRESDDPFSIDLRRLESSYDFYKELESYRADISVYRQDGLARYPDSPIKPKRMLILSLGLILGLMMGGAVSLVLYFFGKKR; from the coding sequence ATGCAAAATCGCTCTGCGGAGTCTCCTAATAATTCGGATGTAGATTTCCAAGCATTGGTATATTCGTTCTGGTATCACAAGTGGCTTATCTTAATTATTGTTTCTCTATCAACGTTGGCTGCTGCTCTATATGCCTTTACGGCTAGGCCGATTTATGAAGCCAAGATTTTTTTGTTGGCTCCTACGGTAAATGATATATCTGCAATTAACTACGGTCGTACGCAGGATTCTGGTTTGGAACCTTTAAAGGCTGATGCTATTTATAAGGTTTTTTTACAAGCACTCAGCTCTGAAGCTCTTCGACAGGTTTTTTTTAATACGATTTATTTGCCTTCGGTTACTGATGATGCGCGTAAAATTTCTCAGGGTGAATTATATCAACGTCTTTCTAAGAGCCTGTTGGTAGAGCTTCCGACAAAGGACGGTGGTGACCAAGCTATCGTTACTGTGCAAAGTGCTGATCCTGAGCAGGCATTGAGCTGGGCTCAAGATTATGTTGATCGAGCTTCTACCATGGCGAAGGCAGAAATATATAAAGATGTATCAAGCGAAAATACCATCCGTGCGCGTAATCTTTTTCACAGGATTGAATCTCTGCGTGAAGTCAGTCGGAAGCTCCGAGAGGACTCGATAACTAAGTTGCAAGAAGCCTTGCGCATAGCTGAGGCTGTTGGCCTGGAAAACTCGCCAATTATCATGCGTAACTCTGGTGTTGAAGTGGCTGGTGATGTAGATGGTCAAGCTCTCTATATGCGAGGGACAAAAGCACTTAAAGCAGAAATAGAAAATTTAAAACGTCGTGAATCTGATGATCCGTTTTCTATAGATCTGCGTAGGCTTGAATCTAGCTATGACTTTTATAAAGAGTTGGAGTCATATAGAGCTGATATTTCGGTCTATAGACAAGACGGACTCGCACGGTATCCCGATTCACCGATAAAGCCGAAGAGAATGCTAATATTAAGCTTGGGTCTAATATTAGGCTTGATGATGGGTGGAGCGGTCTCTCTTGTCCTTTATTTTTTTGGTAAAAAGCGCTAG
- a CDS encoding glycosyltransferase family 4 protein has product MKIALVGTTAACVLGFRADLIGALVKEGHQVFAFALDYCADTRRKVRQLGAEPVDYVFSRAGLNPLGDLINTYKLSKILKKIAPDIVFSYFAKPVIFGTLAAVFAGVERRLAMLEGLGYVFTEQPGGASIKVKLLRKVQVFLYKISFPFLERLIFLNKDDRIDLVENNRIKVSDISVLGGIGLKLSDYPYSTPPVDPVSFIFVGRLLAEKGVNEFVEAARLVKKKCDSAKFIMLGGLDESNPGGLTAEAVHTLVKEGLVDHRGHVEDVVGWLKDSSVFVLPSYREGVPRSTQEAMAVGRAVITTDVPGCRDTVVHGVNGFIVPPWSAEDLAEKMMFFIDNPEQIQMMGLQSHRMAQQDFDAVVVNERLMSYFM; this is encoded by the coding sequence ATGAAAATAGCACTAGTTGGAACGACCGCTGCTTGCGTCCTTGGATTTCGCGCTGATTTGATCGGCGCTTTGGTGAAGGAAGGGCATCAAGTATTTGCTTTTGCTCTTGATTATTGTGCAGATACGCGGAGAAAGGTCCGTCAGCTTGGAGCTGAACCGGTTGATTATGTGTTTAGCAGGGCAGGGTTGAATCCATTAGGTGACTTGATAAATACTTATAAGTTATCGAAAATTTTAAAGAAAATTGCGCCTGATATTGTATTTAGTTATTTTGCAAAACCGGTAATTTTTGGAACTCTAGCAGCTGTATTCGCAGGGGTAGAGCGCCGCTTAGCAATGCTCGAAGGCTTGGGGTATGTATTTACAGAACAGCCTGGTGGCGCCTCGATTAAGGTCAAGCTCCTGCGAAAGGTGCAAGTATTTCTCTACAAAATTTCCTTTCCTTTTCTTGAACGTTTGATTTTTCTGAATAAAGACGATCGAATTGATTTGGTAGAAAATAACAGAATAAAAGTATCTGATATTAGTGTGCTTGGAGGGATTGGGCTAAAACTCTCGGATTATCCTTATAGTACTCCCCCAGTAGATCCTGTGAGCTTTATATTTGTTGGAAGACTATTGGCTGAAAAAGGAGTCAATGAGTTTGTCGAGGCGGCCCGCTTAGTCAAAAAAAAATGTGACAGTGCTAAATTTATTATGCTAGGTGGTCTCGATGAAAGTAATCCAGGAGGGTTGACTGCGGAAGCCGTCCATACTTTGGTAAAAGAAGGATTGGTCGACCATCGTGGCCATGTCGAGGATGTTGTTGGTTGGTTGAAAGATTCAAGTGTGTTTGTTTTACCTTCTTACCGAGAAGGTGTCCCTAGAAGTACTCAGGAAGCAATGGCTGTAGGGCGTGCAGTCATTACAACCGATGTTCCTGGTTGTAGAGATACAGTGGTACATGGTGTGAATGGTTTCATAGTGCCGCCATGGTCAGCAGAGGACTTGGCTGAAAAAATGATGTTTTTTATTGATAATCCTGAGCAAATACAAATGATGGGGCTACAAAGTCATAGAATGGCTCAGCAGGATTTTGATGCCGTTGTGGTCAACGAGCGATTGATGAGCTACTTCATGTGA
- a CDS encoding oligosaccharide flippase family protein: MTRLLKNMGLLFFVQLCGYLIPILEIPVLARALGVQEYGKVVLIQSVALLTSLVVEYGFSLSGSRQVAISRDDKSVLARIFGEVLSAKLLIFSIVAVLGFFIFVVKGNSFHDSNLVLMGFLYFVAFGFSPFWFFQGLERITLVVVVEVSLRFTSLLFLYMFIHGEQDALLAFGIMSGFGLLNTIVGNVVCVCKVGKFSLSLSGGLQQIKIGFHVFVYKSSNNILMSAGPSLVGLTSGHVAVASYVPAEKIIRGFVSFVNPILIGFYPYLNRQFQVSQVNTIRLSWMIVIGMLFSGVFAAGLIYFVGDFLIFKVLGAGFTAASEILKVFVWVIPFRLANQALGLCMLIPMGRDKATSFLMMLSSVISMLLAALLSIWYGVAGVVSAFVLVEAFLFIALIIFVLGDRDKKRKMEGV; encoded by the coding sequence TTGACGCGATTGCTAAAAAATATGGGGCTGCTTTTCTTTGTGCAGCTTTGTGGATACTTGATTCCCATACTTGAAATTCCCGTATTGGCACGTGCCTTAGGGGTTCAGGAGTATGGGAAGGTTGTGCTTATCCAGTCAGTGGCTCTACTGACTTCCTTGGTTGTGGAGTATGGTTTCTCATTAAGTGGGTCGCGACAAGTAGCAATCTCTCGAGATGATAAAAGTGTTCTTGCGCGTATATTTGGCGAAGTTCTTTCTGCAAAACTATTAATTTTTTCTATTGTAGCGGTATTAGGGTTTTTTATTTTTGTGGTGAAGGGGAATTCCTTTCATGACAGTAATTTGGTTCTAATGGGGTTCCTGTACTTTGTAGCTTTTGGTTTTAGTCCATTCTGGTTTTTTCAGGGGCTAGAAAGAATTACCCTGGTTGTAGTTGTAGAAGTTTCTTTGCGTTTTACCAGCTTGCTATTTTTGTATATGTTTATCCATGGGGAGCAAGATGCACTATTAGCTTTTGGTATTATGTCGGGGTTTGGTCTGTTAAATACCATTGTTGGTAACGTTGTATGTGTTTGCAAGGTCGGAAAATTTTCTCTGAGTCTTTCTGGTGGCTTGCAACAGATAAAAATAGGGTTTCATGTTTTTGTATATAAAAGCTCGAACAATATACTTATGAGTGCTGGGCCGTCTCTAGTTGGTTTAACCTCTGGACATGTAGCTGTAGCATCCTATGTGCCAGCAGAAAAGATAATTCGCGGGTTTGTGAGTTTTGTGAATCCGATCTTAATTGGGTTTTATCCTTATCTGAATCGACAATTTCAGGTTTCACAAGTCAATACCATAAGATTATCCTGGATGATCGTAATTGGAATGCTATTCTCTGGTGTTTTTGCAGCGGGATTAATATATTTTGTCGGCGACTTCCTAATCTTCAAGGTTTTGGGGGCGGGGTTTACTGCGGCGAGCGAGATTTTGAAAGTCTTTGTTTGGGTTATACCATTCAGATTGGCTAACCAAGCATTGGGGCTGTGTATGTTGATTCCTATGGGGAGAGATAAGGCCACCAGTTTCCTCATGATGCTCTCGTCTGTAATATCTATGCTGTTAGCGGCGCTGTTATCCATTTGGTATGGTGTTGCCGGAGTGGTATCGGCGTTTGTTCTTGTTGAAGCTTTTTTGTTTATTGCATTAATTATTTTCGTTTTGGGTGACAGAGATAAAAAACGGAAGATGGAGGGAGTATGA
- a CDS encoding bifunctional prephenate dehydrogenase/3-phosphoshikimate 1-carboxyvinyltransferase: MIGRLVVVGLGLIGGSFAKGLRETGVCREVVGVDLDPQSRKLAVELGVVDRCEEDLALACRGADVIQLAVPILAMEKLLAILAGMDLGQAILTDVGSAKGNVVRAATEAFGGMPSRFVPGHPIAGSEQSGVEASNGQLFRRHKVILTPLEQTDPAALAVVDRLWRELGADVEHMQVERHDEVLAATSHLPHLLAFGLVDSLAKRSENLDIFRYAAGGFRDFTRIAGSDPVMWHDIFLANREAVLRTLDTFRNDLDALRDAVDAGDGHQLLGVFTRARVAREHFSKILARRAYVDAMNSNNLIFLANPGGRLNGRIRVPGDKSISHRSIMLGSLAEGTTEVEGFLEGEDALATLQAFRDMGVVIEGPHHGRVTIHGVGLHGLKPAPGPIYLGNSGTSMRLLSGLLAAQDFDSVLTGDASLSKRPMNRVANPLREMGAVIETAAEGRPPMTIRGGNKLKGLTYTMPMASAQVKSCLLLAGLYAEGKTTVTEPAPTRDHTERMLRGFGYSVAVEGATASVESGGKLQATHIEVPADISSAAFFLVAASIAEGSELVLEHVGINPTRTGVIDILRLMGADISLENQREVGGEPVADLRVRAAKLKGIEIPEELVPLAIDEFPVLFVAAACAEGRTVLRGAEELRVKESDRIQVMADGLLALGVKCEPTPDGIIIDGSQIGGGEVHGHGDHRIAMAFSVASLRATAPIRIHDCANVATSFPNFLALCAQVGIRVAQEAQS; encoded by the coding sequence ATGATCGGTCGCCTGGTGGTGGTCGGTCTGGGGTTGATCGGCGGCTCCTTTGCCAAGGGGCTGCGTGAAACTGGTGTCTGTCGTGAAGTGGTTGGTGTGGATCTCGACCCGCAATCGCGCAAGCTGGCAGTCGAGTTGGGCGTGGTGGATCGTTGCGAGGAAGACCTGGCGCTCGCGTGCCGGGGCGCCGACGTGATCCAGCTGGCGGTGCCGATCCTGGCCATGGAAAAGCTGCTGGCGATTCTCGCTGGCATGGACCTGGGGCAGGCGATTCTGACAGACGTCGGCAGTGCCAAGGGCAATGTGGTGCGAGCCGCGACCGAGGCGTTTGGTGGAATGCCATCGCGTTTTGTCCCCGGGCATCCGATCGCCGGCTCCGAGCAGAGTGGGGTGGAAGCCTCCAATGGCCAATTGTTCCGGCGTCACAAGGTAATCCTGACGCCTCTGGAACAGACTGATCCGGCAGCCCTGGCGGTGGTCGACAGGCTCTGGCGCGAGCTGGGAGCCGATGTCGAGCACATGCAGGTCGAGCGTCACGATGAGGTATTGGCGGCGACCAGCCATCTGCCGCACCTGCTGGCGTTCGGCCTGGTCGATTCGTTGGCCAAGCGCAGTGAAAATCTGGACATCTTCCGTTACGCTGCGGGCGGTTTCCGCGATTTCACGAGAATCGCCGGCAGCGACCCGGTCATGTGGCACGACATCTTCCTCGCCAATCGCGAAGCTGTCCTGCGCACACTCGATACATTTCGCAACGACCTCGACGCTCTTCGCGACGCGGTCGATGCAGGGGACGGGCACCAGTTGTTGGGCGTATTCACTCGCGCCCGGGTGGCCCGCGAGCATTTCAGTAAAATCCTGGCCCGCCGGGCCTATGTGGACGCTATGAACTCCAATAACCTGATTTTCCTGGCAAACCCTGGTGGCCGCCTGAATGGGCGGATTCGTGTACCGGGCGACAAGTCGATTTCTCACCGTTCGATCATGCTCGGCTCCCTGGCCGAAGGTACTACCGAGGTCGAAGGTTTTCTCGAGGGCGAAGATGCCCTGGCGACGCTGCAGGCTTTCCGCGACATGGGCGTGGTGATCGAAGGTCCGCACCATGGTCGCGTGACCATTCACGGCGTTGGCCTGCATGGTCTGAAACCGGCTCCAGGGCCGATCTACCTGGGCAACTCCGGCACCTCGATGCGCCTGCTGTCCGGCCTGCTGGCCGCGCAGGATTTCGACAGCGTGCTGACGGGCGATGCCTCGTTGTCCAAGCGCCCGATGAATCGTGTGGCCAATCCGCTGCGAGAGATGGGGGCGGTGATTGAAACCGCCGCGGAAGGGCGTCCACCGATGACCATCCGTGGTGGTAACAAGCTCAAGGGGCTGACTTACACTATGCCAATGGCCAGTGCCCAGGTTAAGTCCTGCCTGCTGTTGGCTGGCTTGTACGCTGAGGGCAAGACCACAGTGACCGAGCCGGCGCCAACCCGTGACCACACCGAGCGCATGCTGCGTGGTTTCGGTTATTCGGTAGCGGTCGAGGGGGCCACGGCCTCGGTTGAGTCCGGTGGCAAGCTGCAGGCGACCCATATCGAGGTGCCCGCGGATATTTCCTCGGCGGCCTTCTTCTTGGTGGCGGCATCCATCGCCGAGGGTTCCGAGCTGGTGCTCGAGCATGTAGGTATCAACCCTACGCGTACCGGTGTCATCGACATCCTGCGTCTGATGGGGGCTGATATCAGCCTGGAGAATCAGCGCGAGGTCGGTGGCGAGCCAGTGGCGGACCTGCGGGTTCGCGCGGCGAAGCTCAAGGGTATCGAGATTCCGGAAGAGCTGGTCCCGCTGGCCATCGATGAGTTCCCGGTGCTGTTCGTCGCCGCGGCCTGTGCCGAGGGGCGTACTGTGCTGCGCGGCGCCGAAGAGCTGCGGGTCAAGGAGTCCGACCGCATCCAGGTGATGGCGGATGGTTTGTTGGCATTGGGCGTCAAGTGCGAGCCAACCCCGGACGGCATCATCATCGATGGCAGCCAGATCGGTGGCGGCGAAGTGCATGGGCATGGCGACCACCGTATCGCCATGGCCTTCAGTGTGGCTTCGTTGCGCGCCACGGCGCCAATTCGCATCCATGATTGCGCCAACGTCGCCACGTCCTTCCCGAACTTCCTCGCTCTGTGCGCGCAGGTCGGCATTCGCGTTGCGCAAGAGGCTCAGTCGTGA
- the ihfB gene encoding integration host factor subunit beta — MTKSELIERIVTHQGLLSSKDVELAIKTMLEQMSQCLATGDRIEIRGFGSFSLHYRAPRVGRNPKTGQSVSLDGKFVPHFKPGKELRDRVNEEEDNVL, encoded by the coding sequence ATGACGAAGTCGGAGTTGATCGAACGAATTGTCACCCATCAAGGGCTACTCTCATCCAAGGATGTGGAGCTGGCCATCAAGACCATGCTCGAGCAAATGTCCCAATGCCTGGCAACCGGGGATCGTATTGAGATCCGGGGGTTCGGCAGCTTTTCCTTGCACTATCGTGCTCCGCGTGTAGGTCGCAATCCTAAAACCGGTCAGTCTGTCAGCTTGGATGGTAAGTTCGTTCCGCATTTCAAGCCGGGTAAAGAGCTTCGAGATCGTGTGAATGAGGAAGAGGATAATGTCCTATAG
- the rpsA gene encoding 30S ribosomal protein S1, with translation MSESFAELFEESLKTLNLQAGSIITGVIVDIDYQARWVTVHAGLKSEALIPLEQFYNDAGDLSINVGDEVHVALDSVEDGFGETKLSREKAKRAECWIVLEAAFAAEEVVKGVINGKVKGGFTVDVNGIRAFLPGSLVDVRPVRDTTHLEGKELEFKVIKLDQKRNNVVVSRRSVLEAENSAEREALLESLQEGQQVKGIVKNLTDYGAFVDLGGVDGLLHITDMAWKRIKHPSEIVNVGDEIDVKVLKYDRERNRVSLGLKQLGEDPWVAIKARYPESTRVTARVTNLTDYGCFAELEEGVEGLVHVSEMDWTNKNIHPSKVVQVGDEVEVMVLDIDEERRRISLGIKQCKSNPWEDFSGQFNKGDKISGTIKSITDFGIFIGLDGGIDGLVHLSDISWNEVGEEAVRRFKKGDELDTVILSVDPERERISLGIKQLESDPFSEYVQENDKGAIVKGVVKEVDAKGAIITLANDIEATLKASEISRDRIEDARNVLKEGEEVEAKIISVDRKSRVIQLSIKSKDVEDEKEAIQSLRDKPAASDIAAGPTTLGDLLRAQMEKQN, from the coding sequence ATGAGCGAAAGCTTTGCGGAACTCTTTGAAGAAAGCCTGAAAACCCTGAACCTTCAGGCAGGCTCCATCATCACCGGCGTTATCGTCGACATCGATTACCAAGCGCGTTGGGTAACCGTTCACGCTGGTCTGAAATCTGAAGCGCTTATCCCGCTTGAGCAGTTCTACAACGATGCTGGCGACCTGTCCATCAATGTTGGTGATGAAGTTCACGTTGCTCTGGACTCGGTTGAAGATGGCTTCGGTGAAACCAAGCTGTCCCGTGAAAAAGCCAAGCGCGCTGAATGCTGGATCGTTCTGGAAGCAGCCTTCGCAGCCGAAGAAGTGGTCAAGGGCGTTATCAACGGTAAGGTTAAAGGCGGCTTCACTGTCGACGTTAACGGCATCCGTGCGTTCCTGCCAGGTTCTCTGGTTGACGTCCGTCCAGTGCGCGACACCACGCACCTGGAAGGCAAAGAGCTCGAGTTTAAAGTCATCAAACTCGACCAGAAGCGCAACAACGTTGTCGTTTCCCGCCGTAGCGTCCTCGAAGCCGAGAACTCCGCCGAGCGTGAAGCTCTGCTGGAATCCCTGCAGGAAGGTCAGCAAGTCAAAGGTATCGTCAAGAACCTCACCGATTACGGCGCATTCGTCGATCTGGGTGGCGTCGATGGCCTGCTGCACATCACCGACATGGCTTGGAAGCGCATCAAGCATCCTTCCGAAATCGTCAACGTTGGCGACGAGATCGATGTCAAGGTTCTGAAGTACGATCGCGAGCGCAATCGTGTTTCCCTGGGCCTCAAGCAACTGGGCGAAGACCCATGGGTTGCTATCAAAGCCCGCTACCCAGAAAGCACTCGCGTTACCGCTCGTGTAACCAACCTGACCGACTACGGTTGCTTCGCTGAGCTGGAAGAAGGCGTTGAAGGCCTGGTGCACGTTTCGGAAATGGACTGGACCAACAAGAACATCCATCCTTCGAAAGTCGTACAAGTCGGCGACGAAGTGGAAGTTATGGTTCTGGACATCGACGAAGAGCGTCGTCGTATCTCCCTGGGCATCAAGCAGTGCAAGTCCAACCCATGGGAAGACTTCTCTGGCCAGTTCAACAAGGGCGACAAGATCTCCGGCACCATCAAGTCGATCACCGATTTCGGTATCTTCATCGGCCTGGACGGCGGCATCGACGGTCTGGTTCACCTGTCCGACATCTCCTGGAACGAAGTGGGCGAAGAAGCTGTACGCCGCTTCAAGAAGGGCGACGAGCTGGACACCGTTATCCTGTCGGTTGACCCAGAGCGTGAGCGTATCTCCCTGGGTATCAAGCAACTGGAAAGCGATCCGTTCTCCGAGTACGTTCAAGAGAACGACAAAGGTGCAATCGTTAAGGGTGTTGTAAAAGAAGTTGATGCCAAAGGCGCCATCATCACCCTGGCCAACGATATCGAAGCTACTCTGAAAGCCTCCGAAATCAGCCGTGATCGCATCGAAGATGCTCGTAACGTCCTGAAAGAAGGCGAAGAAGTAGAAGCCAAGATCATCAGCGTTGACCGTAAGAGCCGTGTAATCCAGCTCTCGATCAAGTCGAAAGACGTTGAAGACGAGAAAGAAGCTATCCAGAGCCTGCGCGACAAGCCAGCTGCTTCGGATATCGCTGCTGGTCCTACCACTCTCGGTGACCTGCTGCGTGCGCAAATGGAAAAGCAGAACTAA
- a CDS encoding glycosyltransferase family 2 protein, with the protein MITILTPTYNRETTLPRLYESLCAQTHKDFEWVIVDDGSQDETQRLLLEYSNIAPFKVHVCYQPNGGKHVALNLGVRKADTPWIFIVDSDDSLVPNAVECVSDAISTFREANVVGFCYRKAYFDMRTVGRNIEDSNFPLVMSPTEAGHYFKGDLAYVFKTEVMLRHPFPVVPEERFVPELYIWNKIGDEGEIYFFGNTTLYLCDYLEDGYSKNFSSNLRRNPKGFLTFYWAQIFRENDFRYKLKFLIRSIQCYFYTLFKRFS; encoded by the coding sequence ATGATAACAATTTTGACTCCGACCTATAATCGTGAGACTACCTTGCCACGATTGTATGAAAGTCTTTGTGCTCAAACACACAAGGATTTTGAGTGGGTAATTGTTGACGATGGAAGTCAGGATGAAACGCAGCGCCTGTTGCTTGAGTATTCTAATATTGCGCCGTTTAAAGTTCATGTTTGTTATCAACCGAATGGCGGAAAACATGTCGCCCTTAATTTAGGTGTTCGCAAGGCTGATACCCCATGGATTTTCATCGTAGATAGTGATGACTCTCTCGTGCCTAATGCAGTCGAGTGCGTGAGTGATGCTATCTCTACATTCAGAGAAGCAAACGTTGTTGGTTTTTGCTACCGCAAAGCATATTTTGATATGCGGACTGTGGGGCGAAACATTGAAGATTCTAACTTTCCGCTGGTCATGAGCCCGACGGAGGCTGGGCATTATTTTAAAGGAGACCTTGCATATGTTTTTAAAACTGAGGTTATGCTGAGGCACCCTTTTCCTGTAGTTCCTGAAGAAAGATTTGTACCAGAGCTATACATTTGGAATAAAATTGGAGATGAAGGGGAAATTTACTTTTTTGGAAACACCACTCTTTATCTCTGTGATTATCTTGAAGATGGTTACTCCAAAAATTTTTCCTCTAATTTGAGGCGGAATCCCAAAGGATTTCTGACCTTTTACTGGGCGCAAATTTTTCGAGAAAATGATTTTCGATATAAGTTAAAATTTTTGATTCGCTCCATACAATGCTATTTTTATACGTTGTTTAAAAGGTTTTCATGA